GGTGAAGCAACAGTCACGTTACAAGATGTTTCAATAATTTGGGGGCTAACAATTGATGGAGAAGCAGTAACTGGAGTAGATGTGTCACATAAAGTTGAGAAATGGCAACACATATGTTTGGATATGTTGGGATTTTTGCCAGCATCAAAACATTTGAAAGGTGGTCATCTTTCTATGACTGCACTATacgattattgtatgtctaacCTTGTTAATGATGATACTTCAGAAGTAGATGTTGTGAAATTTACTCGTTGTGTTGCGCTAATGATTATTGGAGGAATAATGTTCCCTGACTATCAAGGAGGGTCTGCTAGGCTAATATTTTTGCAACTGCTACGGGATTTTGATAACGTGAAGTCTTATAGTTGGGGTAGTGCAGTTTTAGTATTTCTTTATCGTGAATTGTGTAATGCGTCACTTATAGAGAAGACTACAATTGTCGGACCTTTATATATCATGCAGGTATCTTTAATGTGATGTGATTATGTAacacaatttttttgttaaattttttgaactatttttattattataagcaACTATGGGCATGGAGCAGGATTAAATGTGTTAACCCCGATCGAGATGGGTTAACATTAGTTGTACCTCCCGTTGATCCGGATGCTATTATTCCAGTTTCTCCATATGGTGCACggtaatttttaataattattgtgataatatcatatatatatcttgtatattatattgatatgtaatatttttttttataaatgtaggTGGAATGTTGGATTTAATTACACGCATGCGCCAACACATTCTGTAAGAATTATAAGAGATTCTCTAGATCGTATGAATAATAATGAGGTATTATAGAATTTCAATATTTATTAGTGATTAAATTCAGACTATTTTGATTTGAAtaaatgaataattatttttaacttttttttacaGTTTAATTGGATCGTTTATCAGAAGAATGACATAGATGTGAAGACTATTATTGATTCATACGACAACAAAATACGGCGATGTGTTTGTCCCTTTATATGCTTTGACATCGTGGAGATGCATCGTCCTAATCGGGTCATGCGACAATTTCGAAGACGGCAATCAATTCCAGGGTCTGCCGTCGACAATGACGATATGCATAATATCACGAGAATAGGACATCGAAACACCGATTGGCGAGATTATCATAGAAATTCAATTGAGCTGTGGAATAATAGGCTGAGATATGTTTCTAAAGGGGTGCGACACGGGAGATCGATGCAAACTGACGAAGACTACTTCCAATGGTATAATCGAATCACTGTGCGCACCATATCACCTGAAGTTACTGTCGTTGGTTTTCAACCACATCAGTACAATACTTTTGTTGGACAAATTAATGTTGAACAAAATTTCAGTACGCCTTCTCCTTTTTCGCATCACACCGAAATGcaataataaaaacatacacATCAACTCATAATTAAACCATATCgaaatacaataataaaaacatacacATAAACGAAAGAGAATGATGCCAACGTAACTTCCACAAACTGCGTGTGCTATCCTCGATACGGTACTCACGCCTGACAACTCTGACTGAATAATCCTTCACAGATGCAATAAGATCATTCTtatctttaaataacatattaacgCATAATTCACCCTTATCCAGATTGTAATAGCTTGATTGCACTTCAGAAGGTACATCGACAGAATCAGCAGGTTCTTCCCcaaaaaatttgttgaaaaaAGATGGCATTTCAGAAGTGTTTGAAAGAAATGGTACGGGTCTGCCTCTGTAATATGTCACGCGGTGGTTGTCGAGATGATGTCCCCTCATCAGGATTTGTAAAAGTATTCACTTCATCATCAACATTCacatcttcttcttcagactCGCTGTATGACATATCGGGTTCAGAGTCAGTCCTACAAATATCATCATTATTGGCCTGATCCGGACAACGAGCACTCGTATGTGATGTTGGATTCGGCCAATATGGAGCATTAATTTGTTCCGACGAGACATTGATATATTGATCCCAAGACCCACTTACATCATCGAAACTCATATTACCGAGCCCTTCA
This genomic interval from Primulina huaijiensis isolate GDHJ02 chromosome 14, ASM1229523v2, whole genome shotgun sequence contains the following:
- the LOC140957178 gene encoding serine/threonine-protein phosphatase 7 long form homolog, whose protein sequence is MGFYGVLECGSQVYDNHLITALVERWRRETHTFHFTCGEATVTLQDVSIIWGLTIDGEAVTGVDVSHKVEKWQHICLDMLGFLPASKHLKGGHLSMTALYDYCMSNLVNDDTSEVDVVKFTRCVALMIIGGIMFPDYQGGSARLIFLQLLRDFDNVKSYSWGSAVLVFLYRELCNASLIEKTTIVGPLYIMQQLWAWSRIKCVNPDRDGLTLVVPPVDPDAIIPVSPYGARWNVGFNYTHAPTHSVRIIRDSLDRMNNNEFNWIVYQKNDIDVKTIIDSYDNKIRRCVCPFICFDIVEMHRPNRVMRQFRRRQSIPGSAVDNDDMHNITRIGHRNTDWRDYHRNSIELWNNRLRYVSKGVRHGRSMQTDEDYFQWYNRITVRTISPEVTVVGFQPHQYNTFVGQINVEQNFSTPSPFSHHTEMQ